The Halobellus sp. MBLA0158 genome has a window encoding:
- a CDS encoding ammonium transporter, translated as MVAPLQVDPSAIASGVNNVWVLVVSFLIFFMQPGFALLESGQVRAKNVGNVLMKNMSDWFLGVLIYFIIGSGVVSVVGALTSGGSVAGAFAYIGDPNAWIGWLFGAVFAMTAATIVSGAVAERMNFSAYVIFTILMTAFIYPVVVGFTWGGGLLSGSGFIGAALGTGYLDFAGATVVHMCGGVAGLVAAKMVGARKGRYDSSGNSQAIPGHSMLLAVLGTFILAFGWYGFNVGTQATILAVGEDGSLTFMGAALGRVALNTTLGMGAGGAMAMVTSSYYQGKPDPLWTANGLLAGLVAVTGAVPHVTWWGGALLGGFAGFLVLPAFRFTVDTLKVDDVCGVFAVHGVAGAVGTALIPIFSVSGFAANQLALQVIGVIVIALWTIVASAVVLAAIDSVVGLRVSEEEESEGLDEGEHGVSVYPEFVPNETRDSTVATDGGDVRTDGGVPVAETEVNDNE; from the coding sequence ATGGTAGCGCCGCTGCAAGTGGATCCGTCGGCGATCGCCTCGGGCGTCAACAACGTCTGGGTGCTCGTCGTCTCGTTCCTGATCTTCTTTATGCAGCCGGGCTTCGCCTTGCTGGAATCGGGTCAGGTCCGCGCGAAGAACGTCGGGAACGTGCTGATGAAGAATATGAGCGACTGGTTCCTCGGCGTCCTGATCTACTTCATCATCGGGTCGGGCGTCGTCAGCGTCGTCGGCGCGCTCACCTCCGGCGGGAGCGTCGCCGGCGCGTTCGCGTACATCGGCGACCCGAACGCCTGGATCGGCTGGCTGTTCGGCGCGGTGTTCGCGATGACGGCGGCGACGATCGTCTCCGGCGCCGTCGCCGAACGGATGAACTTCAGCGCGTACGTGATCTTCACGATCCTGATGACGGCGTTCATCTACCCCGTCGTCGTCGGCTTCACCTGGGGCGGCGGCCTGCTCTCGGGGAGCGGCTTCATCGGCGCCGCGCTCGGCACCGGCTACCTCGACTTCGCCGGCGCGACCGTCGTCCACATGTGCGGCGGCGTCGCCGGACTCGTCGCGGCGAAGATGGTCGGCGCCCGCAAGGGCCGCTACGACTCCAGCGGCAACAGCCAGGCCATCCCCGGCCACTCGATGCTGCTCGCCGTGCTCGGGACGTTCATCCTGGCGTTCGGCTGGTACGGCTTCAACGTCGGCACGCAGGCGACGATCCTCGCGGTCGGCGAGGACGGCAGCCTCACCTTCATGGGCGCCGCGCTCGGCCGCGTCGCGCTCAACACCACGCTCGGGATGGGCGCCGGCGGCGCGATGGCGATGGTCACCTCGTCGTACTACCAGGGCAAGCCCGACCCGCTCTGGACGGCTAACGGCCTGCTGGCCGGCCTCGTCGCCGTGACCGGCGCGGTCCCGCACGTCACGTGGTGGGGCGGCGCGCTGCTCGGCGGCTTCGCCGGCTTCCTGGTGCTGCCCGCCTTCCGCTTCACCGTCGACACGCTGAAGGTCGACGACGTCTGCGGCGTCTTCGCGGTCCACGGCGTCGCGGGCGCGGTCGGCACCGCGCTGATCCCGATCTTCTCGGTCAGCGGCTTCGCGGCGAACCAGCTCGCGCTCCAGGTCATCGGCGTCATCGTCATCGCGCTGTGGACGATCGTCGCCTCGGCGGTCGTGCTGGCTGCGATCGACTCGGTCGTGGGCCTGCGCGTGAGCGAGGAAGAAGAGAGCGAAGGGCTCGACGAGGGCGAACACGGCGTCTCGGTCTACCCCGAGTTCGTGCCCAACGAGACCCGCGACAGCACCGTCGCCACCGACGGCGGCGATGTCCGCACCGACGGCGGTGTGCCGGTCGCGGAGACGGAGGTGAACGACAATGAGTGA
- a CDS encoding DedA family protein, with protein MVPAAALQLDAMPPQLLALLESEWAYLALFGVFVLEGAMLMYFMPSELIVPGSLLLLGTDALVPVLGIAVLGATVGQYALFKLAQRGGREYLLQKRWFRIEEAKLDRFDGWFERWGPIVVPVSNALLFTRGMLTVPAGFAEMDDRRFLALSALGTLVFEVALAGLYLYADTLL; from the coding sequence ATGGTGCCGGCCGCCGCCCTCCAACTCGACGCGATGCCGCCGCAGCTGCTGGCGCTGCTCGAATCGGAGTGGGCGTACCTCGCCCTCTTCGGCGTCTTCGTCCTCGAAGGCGCGATGCTGATGTACTTCATGCCGAGCGAACTCATCGTGCCGGGGTCGCTTCTGCTCCTCGGGACGGACGCGCTCGTCCCGGTCCTCGGGATCGCCGTCCTCGGAGCGACGGTCGGCCAGTACGCGCTGTTCAAGCTCGCCCAGCGCGGCGGCCGCGAGTACCTCCTCCAAAAGCGGTGGTTCCGCATCGAAGAGGCCAAGCTCGACCGCTTCGACGGGTGGTTCGAGCGCTGGGGCCCGATCGTGGTCCCGGTGAGCAACGCGCTGCTTTTCACCCGCGGGATGCTGACCGTGCCCGCCGGCTTCGCGGAGATGGACGACCGGCGGTTCCTGGCCCTGTCGGCGCTCGGGACGCTGGTCTTCGAGGTCGCGCTCGCGGGGCTGTACCTCTACGCCGACACGCTGTTGTAA
- a CDS encoding ammonium transporter codes for MSTTLQSDFSALVQGVNMIWVLTVTFLIFFMHAGFAMLEAGQVRSKNVANQLTKNLLTWSVGVVIYFLVGAAISTITGGLTGGGSYSVAGAFTSLYMPEAGAAGAWVSWLFGAVFAMTAATIVSGAVAGRAKLRAYVGYTILLAAVIYPVVVGFTWAGGFLSGLGFHDFAGGVIVHAMGGIAGLTAAWIIGPRMDRFNDDGSANVIPGHSLTFAVLGTLILAFGWYGFNVGTSASPLALNDSGGVVLGSFATVGRVALVTTLGMAAGAIGAAAVALYKTGKVDTLYVANGVLAGLVGITSIADAIVWPGALAVGLLAGAQLPIVFEFVEKRLNIDDVCAVFPVHGSAGVLGALAYPFVATGFWNGSASFVGLLIPQVVGVVVIALWTFAATALVFGAFRAAGQARVSREHELEGLDTSEHGVDTYPEFGSPDESGARVDGGQIRPDGGVADASHAPASGVETDSVSETEDNL; via the coding sequence CTGAGCACCACACTGCAGTCGGACTTTTCGGCCCTGGTCCAGGGCGTGAACATGATCTGGGTCCTGACGGTGACGTTCCTGATCTTCTTCATGCACGCCGGCTTCGCGATGCTCGAAGCGGGCCAGGTCCGCTCGAAGAACGTCGCGAACCAACTGACGAAGAACCTCCTGACCTGGAGCGTCGGCGTCGTGATCTACTTCCTCGTCGGGGCCGCGATCTCGACGATCACGGGCGGCCTGACCGGCGGGGGCTCGTACTCCGTCGCGGGCGCGTTCACCTCGCTGTATATGCCCGAGGCGGGCGCCGCGGGCGCCTGGGTGAGCTGGCTGTTCGGCGCGGTGTTCGCGATGACGGCGGCGACGATCGTCTCCGGCGCCGTCGCCGGCCGCGCGAAGCTCCGCGCGTACGTCGGCTACACGATCCTGCTCGCGGCCGTGATCTACCCGGTCGTCGTCGGCTTCACCTGGGCCGGCGGCTTCCTCTCGGGGCTCGGCTTCCACGACTTCGCGGGCGGCGTGATCGTCCACGCGATGGGCGGCATCGCCGGTCTCACCGCGGCGTGGATCATCGGCCCGCGGATGGACCGCTTCAACGACGACGGCTCCGCGAACGTCATCCCCGGCCACTCGCTGACCTTCGCCGTGCTGGGGACGCTCATCCTGGCGTTCGGCTGGTACGGCTTCAACGTCGGCACCTCGGCGTCGCCGCTCGCGCTGAACGACTCCGGCGGCGTCGTCCTCGGCTCGTTCGCGACGGTCGGCCGCGTCGCGCTCGTGACGACCCTCGGGATGGCCGCCGGCGCGATCGGCGCGGCCGCCGTCGCGCTGTACAAGACCGGCAAGGTCGACACGCTCTACGTCGCCAACGGCGTCCTCGCCGGACTCGTCGGCATCACGTCCATTGCCGACGCCATCGTCTGGCCCGGCGCGCTCGCGGTCGGTCTGCTCGCCGGCGCCCAGCTCCCGATCGTCTTCGAGTTCGTCGAGAAGCGCCTCAACATCGACGACGTCTGTGCGGTCTTCCCCGTCCACGGCTCCGCGGGCGTCCTCGGCGCCCTGGCGTACCCGTTCGTCGCGACGGGCTTTTGGAACGGTAGCGCCTCGTTCGTCGGCCTCCTGATCCCGCAGGTCGTCGGCGTCGTCGTCATCGCGCTGTGGACCTTCGCCGCCACGGCGCTGGTCTTCGGCGCGTTCCGCGCCGCCGGCCAGGCCCGAGTCTCCCGCGAACACGAACTCGAAGGGCTCGACACCTCCGAGCACGGCGTCGACACCTACCCCGAGTTCGGCAGCCCCGACGAGTCGGGCGCCCGCGTCGACGGCGGACAGATCCGCCCCGACGGCGGCGTCGCCGACGCATCGCACGCACCCGCTTCGGGTGTCGAAACTGATTCGGTCTCCGAAACGGAGGACAACCTATGA
- a CDS encoding CPBP family glutamic-type intramembrane protease — MALTPVTAVGLVVALVGFELLDRLRRATARAAGSAADPAARDRPRATALREHLWKWAVPATLLAVVALEGNTLASIGWRIGSPEQLVSQVAVGLAAMVGVNIATAPLWAKVGDGGESLAAGLGSFAALSVPERLFVAFTAGATEETAFHGYALERLLALTGSPPLAGGISFLAFTLGHVGDTWDRDAVIRIAQPALVTTLLYLWFRSLPALIAIHALNDAVGLLLAERYADETPPAGGDTDASPGAAAGASEAGSVDGPTADADATDSTALEWLRGE, encoded by the coding sequence GTGGCACTCACCCCGGTCACCGCCGTCGGGCTCGTCGTGGCGCTCGTCGGCTTCGAGCTGCTCGACCGGCTTCGCCGAGCGACGGCAAGAGCCGCGGGCTCGGCGGCCGATCCGGCGGCCCGGGACCGGCCCCGCGCGACCGCGCTCCGCGAACACCTCTGGAAGTGGGCCGTCCCGGCGACGCTCCTCGCGGTCGTCGCCCTCGAAGGCAACACGCTCGCGTCGATCGGCTGGCGGATCGGCTCGCCCGAGCAGTTGGTCTCCCAGGTCGCGGTCGGCCTCGCGGCGATGGTCGGCGTGAACATCGCGACCGCGCCGCTGTGGGCGAAAGTCGGCGACGGCGGCGAGAGCCTCGCGGCCGGCCTCGGCTCCTTCGCCGCCCTGTCGGTGCCCGAACGCCTGTTCGTCGCGTTCACCGCGGGCGCGACCGAGGAGACCGCCTTCCACGGCTACGCGCTCGAACGGCTGCTCGCGCTCACCGGCAGTCCCCCGCTCGCGGGCGGGATCTCCTTTCTCGCGTTCACGCTCGGTCACGTCGGCGACACCTGGGACCGCGACGCCGTCATCCGCATCGCCCAGCCCGCCCTGGTGACGACGCTGCTCTACCTGTGGTTCCGCTCGCTCCCGGCGCTGATCGCGATCCACGCGCTGAACGACGCCGTGGGGCTCCTCCTGGCCGAGCGGTACGCCGACGAGACGCCGCCCGCCGGGGGCGATACCGACGCGTCCCCCGGCGCCGCTGCGGGCGCTTCCGAGGCGGGGTCGGTGGATGGACCGACTGCCGACGCGGACGCCACGGACTCGACGGCCCTGGAGTGGCTCCGCGGGGAGTGA
- a CDS encoding P-II family nitrogen regulator: MSDADDREIKLVMAFVRPDKLSDVKQALAEIGAPSLTVTNVSGRGSQPAKKGQWRGEEYTVDLHQKVKVECVVADIPADDVVEAIGEAAHTGEKGDGKVFVLPVESAYQIRTGKTGPDAV; this comes from the coding sequence ATGAGCGACGCAGACGACCGAGAGATCAAGCTGGTGATGGCGTTCGTTCGCCCGGACAAGCTGAGTGACGTGAAACAGGCACTCGCCGAGATCGGTGCCCCCTCGCTCACCGTCACGAACGTCTCAGGGCGGGGCTCCCAGCCCGCGAAGAAGGGACAGTGGCGCGGCGAGGAGTACACGGTCGACCTCCACCAGAAGGTGAAAGTCGAGTGCGTCGTCGCCGACATCCCCGCCGACGACGTCGTCGAAGCGATCGGCGAGGCGGCCCACACCGGCGAGAAGGGCGACGGCAAGGTGTTCGTCCTGCCGGTCGAATCGGCCTACCAGATCCGCACGGGCAAGACCGGCCCCGACGCGGTATAA
- the hemB gene encoding porphobilinogen synthase: MDLTDRPRRLRRDGIRPLVSETDLDATDLVAPVFVDATTDERVPIESMPNHERVPVDEAVARVEEVRETGVEAVMVFGIPESKDERGTRAWADDGVVQEAVRRITAETDAYVITDVCLCEYTSHGHCGVLEPDAESDPTLTVQNDPTLDLLAKTAVSHAEAGADMVAPSSMTDGMIAAIRTALDDAGFADLPILSYAVKYESAFYGPFRDAADGAPAFGDRRHYQMDPANGREALREARLDVDQGADALMVKPALAYLDVVRAVREGFDRPVAAYNVSGEYAMIHAAAEKGWLDLEETAYESLLAMKRAGADLIVTYFAEDVAHRL; the protein is encoded by the coding sequence ATGGACCTCACCGACCGCCCCCGCCGGCTCCGACGGGACGGGATCCGACCGCTCGTCAGCGAGACCGACCTGGACGCGACGGACCTCGTCGCCCCCGTGTTCGTCGACGCGACGACCGACGAGCGGGTGCCGATCGAGTCGATGCCGAACCACGAGCGAGTGCCGGTCGACGAGGCGGTCGCCCGCGTCGAGGAGGTGCGGGAGACCGGCGTCGAGGCGGTGATGGTGTTCGGCATCCCCGAGTCCAAAGACGAACGCGGCACGCGCGCGTGGGCGGACGACGGCGTCGTCCAGGAGGCGGTCCGCCGGATCACCGCCGAGACCGACGCGTACGTGATCACCGACGTCTGCCTGTGTGAGTACACGAGCCACGGCCACTGCGGCGTCCTCGAACCCGACGCGGAGTCGGACCCGACGCTGACGGTCCAGAACGACCCGACGCTCGACCTGCTCGCGAAGACCGCCGTCTCCCACGCCGAGGCGGGCGCGGATATGGTCGCGCCGAGTTCGATGACCGACGGGATGATCGCGGCGATCCGGACCGCCCTCGACGACGCCGGCTTCGCGGACCTCCCGATCCTCTCGTACGCCGTGAAGTACGAGAGCGCCTTCTACGGGCCCTTCCGCGACGCCGCCGACGGCGCGCCCGCGTTCGGCGACCGCCGTCACTACCAGATGGATCCCGCGAACGGCCGCGAGGCGCTCCGGGAGGCCCGCCTCGACGTCGACCAGGGCGCGGACGCGCTGATGGTCAAGCCGGCGCTCGCCTATCTCGACGTGGTGCGCGCGGTCCGGGAGGGATTCGACCGGCCGGTCGCCGCGTACAACGTCTCCGGCGAGTACGCGATGATCCACGCCGCCGCCGAGAAGGGCTGGCTCGACCTCGAAGAGACGGCCTACGAGTCGCTGCTGGCGATGAAGCGGGCGGGCGCCGACCTCATCGTCACGTACTTCGCCGAGGACGTCGCCCACCGGCTCTGA
- a CDS encoding Sjogren's syndrome/scleroderma autoantigen 1 family protein, translating into MSDFDEEAERRRLREKYEKDEERRKETQQMSELLLKGATMTNQHCGECGSPIFRYDGQEFCPSCQRVAGEAGTESDAGSEAASAESAEADEAAQSTPETPQQGDQRPGEPSPTPDANAGADSIDVDAVGPVDEAQDAGEAGLEASTMPERPGAAGQRDTDPGRVPGGTARSGSGNDPAESVPERRPESGATEASDVGSARAALLRALTRHAELAEATDDPRRAKDHLAAAREASEALDALDR; encoded by the coding sequence GTGAGCGACTTCGACGAGGAAGCCGAGCGGCGGCGACTGCGCGAAAAGTACGAGAAGGACGAAGAGCGGCGCAAGGAGACCCAGCAGATGAGCGAGCTCCTCCTGAAGGGAGCGACGATGACGAACCAACACTGCGGCGAGTGCGGCTCGCCGATCTTCCGGTACGACGGACAGGAGTTCTGTCCGAGTTGCCAGCGCGTCGCGGGCGAGGCCGGAACGGAATCGGACGCGGGATCGGAAGCGGCATCCGCCGAATCCGCCGAAGCCGACGAGGCAGCCCAGTCGACGCCCGAAACGCCCCAGCAGGGGGATCAGCGCCCCGGCGAGCCGAGCCCGACTCCCGACGCGAACGCCGGAGCCGACTCGATCGACGTCGACGCGGTCGGCCCCGTCGACGAGGCGCAGGACGCGGGAGAGGCCGGGTTGGAGGCCTCCACGATGCCAGAGCGCCCCGGAGCCGCGGGCCAGCGCGACACCGACCCGGGACGGGTGCCCGGAGGGACGGCCCGGTCCGGCTCGGGGAACGATCCGGCGGAGTCGGTCCCCGAGCGCCGTCCGGAGTCGGGGGCGACCGAGGCGTCCGACGTCGGGAGCGCGCGGGCGGCGCTCCTGCGCGCGCTGACGCGACACGCCGAACTGGCCGAGGCGACCGACGACCCGCGGCGGGCGAAAGATCACCTCGCCGCGGCGCGCGAGGCGAGCGAGGCGCTCGACGCGCTCGATCGGTGA
- a CDS encoding S26 family signal peptidase has translation MTDDEGSDVGRRVDDSAASSDPSDGGDGGEDGTPRESTATYDPDAEGNEPDVPVGVAESRKDERPRPQPSSTAAGSQSLLTRFRTAQSGPLLFIRETLYSALAVLAVGLLLFAISGVWPPMVAVESGSMEPHMQRGDLIFVTEPQRFTPGYAHDDTGVVTVEIGDERGYRSFGGNGSVVIYDPPTRRGSPIIHRAHFYVEEGENWYDEADPSYMRAGDCEQLANCPAPHAGFITKGDANGRYDQASDIAGPVRPEWIRGTARFRVPYLGYVRLKLAGALAA, from the coding sequence ATGACGGACGACGAGGGGAGCGACGTCGGGCGGCGAGTCGACGATTCCGCGGCGTCTTCTGACCCCAGCGACGGCGGCGACGGCGGCGAGGACGGCACGCCCCGGGAGTCCACCGCCACCTACGATCCCGACGCGGAGGGCAACGAGCCCGACGTTCCGGTCGGCGTCGCCGAGTCCCGGAAGGACGAGCGCCCGCGCCCCCAGCCGAGCTCGACCGCCGCCGGCTCGCAGAGCCTCCTCACGCGCTTCCGCACCGCCCAGAGCGGCCCGCTGCTCTTCATCCGCGAGACGCTCTACAGCGCGCTCGCGGTCCTCGCGGTCGGCCTGCTGCTCTTTGCGATCAGCGGCGTCTGGCCGCCGATGGTCGCCGTCGAGAGCGGGAGTATGGAGCCGCATATGCAGCGCGGCGACCTGATCTTCGTGACCGAGCCCCAGCGGTTCACGCCGGGCTACGCCCACGACGACACGGGCGTCGTCACCGTCGAGATCGGCGACGAGCGCGGCTACCGGAGCTTCGGCGGCAACGGCTCGGTGGTGATCTACGACCCGCCCACCCGGCGCGGCTCGCCGATCATCCACCGCGCGCACTTCTACGTCGAGGAGGGGGAAAACTGGTACGACGAGGCCGACCCCTCGTACATGCGCGCCGGCGACTGTGAGCAACTCGCGAACTGCCCGGCCCCGCACGCCGGCTTCATCACCAAGGGCGACGCCAACGGCCGCTACGACCAGGCCAGCGACATCGCCGGCCCGGTGCGCCCCGAGTGGATCCGCGGCACCGCGCGCTTCCGCGTCCCGTACCTCGGTTACGTCCGCCTGAAACTGGCGGGAGCGCTCGCGGCGTAG
- the hemL gene encoding glutamate-1-semialdehyde 2,1-aminomutase — protein sequence MNHDESRALYDRALSVIPGGVNSSVRATRPYPFFVQRGDGAHVVDADGNRYIDYVNGYGPLLYGHDLPEPVQSAIQSHAAEGPMYGAPTEIEVDLAEFVARHVPSVEMVRFVNSGTEATVSAVRLARGYTGRDKIVVMQGGYHGAQESTLVEGGPDGAEPSSPGIPSAFAEHTIPVPFNDVDTIEAVFEEHGDDIAAVLTEPILGNTGIVLPVDGYLERLRELTATHDSLLIFDEVITGFRVGGLQCAQGKFGVTPDVTTFGKIVGGGFPVGAIGGKSEIIEQFTPAGEVFQSGTFSGHPVTMAAGYETLKYAAENDVYEHVNRLGERLRRGIAEICADQAPSYTVVGTDSMFKTIFTREGPADADEEGVCDAGCRQRDSCARYEYCPKTGADVADAETERWERIFWQEMKERGIFLTANQFESQFVSYAHTDEDIERTLEAYKEAL from the coding sequence ATGAACCACGACGAGTCGCGGGCGCTGTACGACCGCGCGCTGTCCGTCATTCCGGGCGGCGTCAACTCTTCGGTCCGGGCGACGCGCCCGTACCCGTTCTTCGTCCAGCGCGGCGACGGTGCCCACGTCGTCGACGCCGACGGGAACCGCTACATCGACTACGTGAACGGCTACGGGCCGCTCCTGTACGGCCACGACCTGCCCGAGCCCGTCCAGTCGGCCATCCAGTCCCACGCCGCCGAGGGCCCGATGTACGGCGCGCCCACCGAGATCGAGGTCGACCTCGCGGAGTTCGTCGCCCGCCACGTCCCCTCGGTGGAGATGGTCCGCTTCGTCAACTCCGGGACCGAGGCGACGGTCTCGGCGGTCCGCTTGGCCCGCGGCTACACCGGCCGCGACAAGATCGTCGTGATGCAGGGCGGCTATCACGGCGCCCAGGAGTCGACGCTCGTCGAGGGCGGGCCCGACGGCGCCGAACCCAGCAGCCCGGGCATCCCCTCGGCGTTCGCCGAGCACACGATCCCGGTCCCGTTCAACGACGTCGACACCATCGAGGCGGTCTTCGAAGAGCACGGCGACGACATCGCCGCCGTCCTCACCGAACCGATCCTCGGCAACACGGGGATCGTCCTGCCCGTCGACGGCTACCTCGAACGCCTCCGGGAACTGACTGCGACCCACGACTCGCTCCTGATCTTCGACGAGGTCATCACGGGCTTCCGCGTCGGCGGCCTCCAGTGCGCCCAGGGGAAGTTCGGCGTCACGCCCGACGTGACGACCTTCGGCAAGATCGTCGGCGGCGGCTTCCCGGTCGGCGCGATCGGCGGAAAGTCGGAGATCATCGAGCAGTTCACTCCCGCGGGGGAGGTCTTCCAGTCCGGGACGTTCTCGGGCCACCCGGTGACGATGGCCGCGGGCTACGAGACCCTCAAATACGCCGCCGAGAACGACGTCTACGAGCACGTCAACCGCCTCGGCGAGCGCCTCCGCCGCGGGATCGCCGAGATCTGCGCCGACCAGGCGCCCTCCTACACCGTCGTCGGCACCGACTCGATGTTCAAGACGATCTTCACCCGCGAGGGGCCCGCGGACGCCGACGAGGAAGGCGTCTGCGACGCCGGCTGTCGCCAGCGCGACTCCTGTGCGCGCTACGAGTACTGCCCGAAGACCGGCGCCGACGTCGCCGACGCCGAGACCGAGCGCTGGGAGCGGATCTTCTGGCAGGAGATGAAAGAGCGGGGCATCTTCCTCACCGCCAATCAGTTCGAGTCGCAGTTCGTCTCCTACGCCCACACCGACGAGGACATAGAGCGGACGCTCGAAGCGTACAAGGAAGCGCTGTAA
- a CDS encoding P-II family nitrogen regulator has translation MSDTEIKLVMAFIRPDKLSDVKQALAEVGAPSLTVTNVSGRGSQPAKKGQWRGEEYTVDLHQKVKVECVVADIPADDVAEAIVDAAHTDEKGDGKVFVLPVESAYQIRTGKTGPDAV, from the coding sequence ATGAGTGACACTGAAATCAAACTGGTGATGGCGTTCATTCGGCCGGACAAGCTGAGCGACGTGAAACAGGCGCTGGCCGAAGTCGGCGCGCCTTCCCTCACCGTCACGAACGTCTCGGGCCGGGGCTCCCAGCCCGCGAAGAAGGGACAGTGGCGCGGCGAGGAGTACACGGTCGACCTCCACCAGAAGGTGAAGGTCGAATGCGTCGTCGCCGACATCCCCGCCGACGACGTCGCCGAGGCGATCGTCGACGCGGCCCACACCGACGAGAAGGGCGACGGCAAGGTGTTCGTCCTGCCGGTCGAATCGGCCTACCAGATCCGCACGGGCAAGACGGGGCCCGACGCGGTGTAG
- a CDS encoding DNA-directed DNA polymerase II small subunit, with product MPLETPVRIVRELAGRGYNAEQTAVTLIAGADDPARALERVVDAADDDALRITAEDVRAALVDGTAAAPSPDPEHPSTSGGIEDENRQTESDIDSENSPVEAEVSEEMESAARDGSAVGPTDDTGGSDATSAADTGASGATGAADTGNAPSAADAAGRTVDPSLRSLEVSGDITGQSTGTGEYGDFVKVFRDRYEKLSKQLRGRVNHRPAEAIQSMNGGSDAAMIGLVNDIRSTKSGHWLVELEDTTGTFPCLVMKDRDFAGLVDELLLDECIAVGGTLSDDAGIMFVDSLYFPDVPRTYSPNTADREVQAALISDVHVGSEEFEADAWGRFADWLHTEEAARVEYLLIAGDMVEGVGVYPGQDEELDIVDIYEQYEAFSEHLKDVPGDIEILMIPGNHDAVRLAEPQPGFDERLRDIMTAHDARITGNPSLVTVEGVKIQMYHGVSLDEVIAELPEEKASYDDPHKAMYQLLKKRHVAPQFGGKTRLAPEEKDYLVMEEVPDVFHTGHVHKLGWGKYHNVLAVNSGCWQAQTDFQKSVNIDPDVGYAPILDLDTLDMTVRKFS from the coding sequence GTGCCTCTGGAGACGCCGGTGCGGATCGTTCGGGAGCTCGCCGGGCGCGGCTACAACGCCGAACAGACGGCGGTGACTCTCATCGCGGGCGCCGACGACCCGGCGCGCGCGCTCGAACGGGTCGTCGACGCGGCCGACGACGACGCGCTCCGGATCACGGCCGAGGACGTCCGGGCGGCGCTCGTCGACGGGACCGCGGCCGCGCCGTCTCCGGATCCAGAACACCCCTCTACTTCTGGTGGAATCGAAGACGAAAATCGACAGACAGAGTCAGATATCGATTCGGAAAATAGTCCAGTAGAAGCAGAGGTTTCTGAGGAGATGGAATCGGCGGCACGGGACGGGAGCGCGGTCGGGCCGACCGATGACACCGGTGGGTCGGATGCGACGAGCGCCGCCGACACCGGTGCGTCCGGTGCGACGGGCGCTGCCGACACCGGGAACGCGCCGAGCGCCGCAGACGCCGCGGGCCGGACGGTCGACCCGTCGCTCCGTTCGCTGGAGGTGAGCGGCGACATCACGGGCCAGAGCACTGGCACGGGCGAGTACGGGGACTTCGTGAAGGTGTTCCGGGACCGCTACGAGAAGCTCTCCAAGCAGCTCCGGGGGCGGGTGAACCACCGCCCCGCCGAGGCGATCCAGTCGATGAACGGCGGCAGCGACGCGGCGATGATCGGCCTCGTCAACGACATCCGGTCGACGAAGAGCGGCCACTGGCTCGTCGAGCTCGAAGACACCACGGGGACCTTCCCGTGTCTGGTGATGAAGGACCGCGACTTCGCCGGCCTCGTCGACGAGCTCCTCTTAGACGAGTGCATCGCCGTCGGGGGGACGCTCTCGGACGACGCGGGGATCATGTTCGTCGACTCGCTGTACTTCCCGGACGTCCCCCGGACGTACTCGCCGAACACCGCCGACCGTGAGGTCCAGGCCGCGCTGATCTCGGACGTCCACGTCGGCAGCGAGGAGTTCGAGGCCGACGCCTGGGGCCGCTTCGCCGACTGGCTCCACACCGAGGAGGCCGCGCGCGTGGAGTACCTCCTCATCGCGGGCGACATGGTCGAGGGCGTCGGCGTCTACCCCGGCCAGGACGAGGAACTCGACATCGTCGACATCTACGAGCAGTACGAGGCCTTCTCGGAGCACCTCAAGGACGTCCCCGGCGACATCGAGATCCTGATGATCCCCGGGAACCACGACGCCGTCCGGCTCGCCGAGCCCCAGCCCGGCTTCGACGAGCGCCTGCGGGACATCATGACCGCCCACGACGCCCGGATCACGGGTAATCCCTCCTTGGTGACCGTCGAGGGCGTGAAGATCCAGATGTACCACGGCGTCTCCCTCGACGAGGTGATCGCCGAACTGCCCGAGGAGAAGGCCAGCTACGACGACCCGCACAAGGCGATGTACCAGCTCCTGAAGAAGCGCCACGTCGCGCCGCAGTTCGGCGGGAAGACCCGGCTCGCGCCCGAGGAGAAGGACTACCTTGTGATGGAGGAGGTCCCGGACGTCTTCCACACCGGCCACGTCCACAAGCTCGGCTGGGGGAAGTACCACAACGTCCTGGCCGTCAACTCCGGCTGCTGGCAGGCCCAGACCGACTTCCAGAAGTCCGTCAACATCGACCCAGACGTGGGCTACGCGCCGATCCTCGACCTCGACACGCTGGACATGACCGTGCGGAAGTTCTCATAG